From Deinococcus betulae, the proteins below share one genomic window:
- a CDS encoding FKBP-type peptidyl-prolyl cis-trans isomerase: MNITQDKVVELEYTLTVDGEVIDQSEGGEPLVYLHGHSNIIPGLERALEGKGAGDALQVTVAPEDGYGERDEDSVEDLSREDFEDDVEVGATYYAQSEDGSVIPFTVLAVDGETVQVDFNPPLAGMTLNFDVKVLSVRDATTEELDHGHAHAEGDHHHD, encoded by the coding sequence ATGAATATTACCCAGGACAAGGTTGTCGAACTGGAATACACCCTGACGGTGGACGGCGAAGTGATTGACCAGAGCGAGGGCGGCGAGCCCCTCGTGTATCTGCACGGCCACAGCAACATCATTCCGGGCCTGGAGCGGGCACTGGAAGGCAAAGGCGCAGGCGACGCGCTGCAAGTCACCGTGGCCCCCGAAGACGGCTACGGCGAGCGCGATGAGGACAGCGTAGAAGACCTGTCGCGCGAGGATTTTGAAGACGACGTGGAGGTCGGCGCGACTTACTACGCCCAGTCTGAGGACGGCAGCGTGATTCCGTTTACCGTGCTGGCCGTCGACGGCGAGACCGTGCAGGTGGACTTCAACCCTCCCCTGGCGGGCATGACCCTGAACTTCGACGTGAAGGTGCTGAGTGTGCGCGACGCCACCACCGAGGAACTGGACCACGGCCACGCCCACGCCGAGGGCGACCACCACCACGACTGA
- a CDS encoding CAP domain-containing protein, with protein MTPEHRAPASWLRRAVQAAAWTAGLFLLGLAGLWWAGWWSPWPRPVASRALPVAAPPVPQVQVTLPPPGSLEPAATQSIASNKVTLAPSPAEAPDTTASSAAERRALAALNRVRRTAGVAPVRAQAAWTGGCAAHARYLVREDRAEHRQDPASPHHTVAGETCAPGHYFVSSQPTSGIERAVDYWASGAFHLPQLLDPRLTQVAFGEAHDGAGTLRSAAVLDVRRGLKGRGRYPVRYPAPGALMATGPAAASEWPDPAAGCADQPGPLGAPLALLLGPDQSNQVRRAALRVNGYAAPACLLTAATFTGASASDTQAGRTILGAQGAALLLPGQPLPAGAQVEVRFVTARGPVTWTFRVAP; from the coding sequence ATGACGCCTGAACACAGGGCTCCTGCCTCCTGGCTGCGCCGAGCGGTGCAGGCCGCCGCGTGGACGGCAGGCCTCTTCCTGCTGGGCCTGGCCGGGCTATGGTGGGCCGGCTGGTGGTCACCCTGGCCGCGCCCGGTGGCGTCCAGGGCCCTGCCTGTCGCTGCCCCGCCCGTGCCGCAGGTTCAGGTCACGCTGCCGCCGCCAGGGTCCCTTGAACCTGCGGCTACCCAGTCAATAGCCTCAAACAAAGTGACCCTGGCCCCCTCCCCTGCTGAAGCGCCAGACACAACCGCTTCATCGGCCGCCGAGCGCCGCGCCCTGGCAGCCCTGAACCGGGTGCGCCGGACAGCAGGGGTGGCCCCGGTACGGGCGCAGGCCGCCTGGACCGGCGGCTGCGCGGCCCACGCACGCTACCTGGTTCGCGAGGACCGCGCCGAACACCGGCAGGACCCGGCCAGTCCCCACCACACGGTGGCCGGCGAAACCTGCGCGCCGGGCCACTACTTCGTGTCGTCTCAGCCGACCTCTGGGATAGAACGGGCAGTCGATTACTGGGCCAGCGGTGCCTTTCACCTGCCGCAGTTGCTGGATCCCCGCCTGACCCAGGTGGCATTTGGCGAGGCGCACGACGGGGCCGGCACGCTGCGCTCGGCGGCGGTGCTGGACGTGCGCCGGGGCCTGAAGGGACGCGGGCGTTACCCCGTGCGTTATCCCGCGCCGGGCGCTCTGATGGCTACTGGTCCCGCCGCCGCGTCGGAGTGGCCAGACCCAGCGGCAGGCTGCGCCGACCAACCGGGCCCCCTGGGCGCCCCGCTGGCCCTGCTGCTCGGGCCAGACCAGAGCAATCAGGTCCGGCGCGCTGCGCTGCGAGTCAATGGCTACGCCGCGCCCGCGTGCCTGCTGACTGCGGCCACCTTCACCGGCGCCTCGGCCAGCGACACGCAGGCGGGCCGGACCATTCTGGGGGCCCAGGGCGCCGCTCTGCTGCTGCCGGGCCAGCCGCTGCCCGCAGGTGCCCAGGTCGAGGTGAGGTTTGTGACGGCGCGCGGCCCGGTGACCTGGACCTTCCGGGTCGCGCCGTGA
- a CDS encoding molybdopterin molybdotransferase MoeA, whose translation MRPPLPASSPFPMHVSVEEARAMLAALLTPLDTETVPLAEAAGRLLAADLPALVSHPSATESALDGIAARAADTLEASPEKPVRLRVVGESRAGAAFTGTVGPGECVRIYTGAPLPPGADAICPVEQLTDEGEALTWLARPASPADVRHEGGDFRTGEVVLRAGLPLTAPRLALAAALGHAAVPVRRRLRVALLSTGDEVVPPGQPLAPGQVYDSNSVGLSALLLECGCEVLALGRAPDSPEALQAAVDRAGGADVLLSSGGVSMGKYDFMRDLLLDRGRVAFWKVRMRPGGPAILGGWNGLPVFGLPGNPVSSLVVFQVIVRPALTGQPPQTLRLRAATSFRALPDKTAFWRGVIENGVVRDYGQQGSGVLRSLSEAGALVIVPEGQPVNAGDDVEVMLL comes from the coding sequence ATGCGCCCGCCTCTGCCCGCCTCCTCTCCCTTTCCCATGCACGTCAGCGTTGAGGAGGCCCGCGCCATGCTCGCCGCGCTGCTGACCCCCCTGGACACCGAAACAGTGCCGCTGGCCGAGGCGGCAGGGCGCCTCCTGGCCGCCGACCTCCCGGCCCTGGTCAGTCATCCCAGCGCCACCGAAAGCGCCTTGGACGGGATCGCGGCCCGCGCCGCCGACACTCTAGAGGCCAGCCCAGAGAAGCCGGTGCGCCTGCGGGTGGTGGGCGAGAGCCGCGCTGGGGCCGCCTTCACCGGCACGGTTGGTCCCGGCGAGTGCGTGCGGATTTACACCGGGGCGCCGCTGCCCCCCGGCGCCGACGCCATCTGCCCTGTCGAGCAATTGACCGACGAAGGCGAGGCCCTGACCTGGCTCGCGCGCCCTGCCAGCCCCGCCGATGTGCGCCATGAGGGCGGCGATTTCCGGACCGGCGAGGTGGTGCTGCGCGCGGGCCTGCCCCTGACCGCGCCCCGGCTGGCGCTGGCCGCTGCACTGGGGCACGCCGCCGTGCCGGTGCGCCGCCGCCTGCGCGTGGCCCTGCTGTCTACCGGGGACGAGGTGGTGCCCCCCGGTCAGCCGCTGGCGCCGGGGCAGGTGTACGACTCCAATAGTGTGGGCCTGAGCGCCCTGCTGCTGGAGTGCGGCTGCGAGGTGCTGGCCCTGGGCCGCGCCCCTGACAGCCCCGAGGCCCTGCAAGCTGCCGTTGACCGCGCGGGCGGCGCCGATGTGCTGCTGAGCAGCGGCGGCGTCAGCATGGGCAAGTACGACTTCATGCGCGACCTGCTGCTGGACCGGGGCCGCGTGGCTTTCTGGAAGGTGCGAATGCGCCCCGGTGGCCCGGCCATCCTGGGCGGCTGGAACGGGCTGCCGGTGTTTGGCCTGCCGGGCAATCCGGTCAGCAGCCTGGTGGTGTTTCAGGTCATCGTGCGTCCGGCCTTAACGGGTCAGCCGCCCCAGACCCTGCGGCTGCGCGCCGCCACATCTTTCCGCGCCCTGCCTGACAAAACGGCCTTCTGGCGCGGCGTTATCGAGAACGGCGTGGTACGCGACTACGGTCAGCAGGGCAGCGGCGTGCTGCGCTCGCTGTCCGAGGCCGGCGCCCTGGTGATCGTGCCGGAAGGGCAGCCGGTGAACGCCGGAGACGACGTAGAGGTCATGCTGCTGTAA
- a CDS encoding glycoside hydrolase family 13 protein, whose protein sequence is MEALHPDHAHDAHPITPEWVTDAVFYQIFPDRFARSGRVGGLNLQPWGDKPHFHRYMGGDLWGVTARLDHIQSLGVNAIYFCPVFQSAANHRYHTHDYYQVDPMLGGNEALRVLIDEAHARGIRVVLDGVFNHASRGFFQFNDLLEQGEASAYRDWFHVEGWPLQAYDDTRPAGYAAWWGNRALPKFNTNHPAVREFLWDVAEHWIRFGIDGWRLDVPNEIDDDSFWQEFRRRVKAINPDAYIVGEIWGDAHRWLRGDQFDAVMNYHFTRPCLAFFGAQTLDHPMNERSGTGRVEPMDAAAFGARMTEVTQLYHPDVVRVQLNLLDSHDTARFLTAVGGDATAYHLATIFQMTYVGAPCIYYGDEIGLPGGPDPDCRRAFPWEEGTWNQDTLALTRALTAARHATPALGRGTFEVTHARGDGLVYARRHASGNAYVGLNTGLQTAHLPFTGVKAGAYRDVLTGRTVHLTGDTPLGVPGRGALVLVPQE, encoded by the coding sequence ATGGAAGCGCTCCATCCTGACCACGCCCACGACGCCCACCCCATCACGCCCGAGTGGGTGACGGACGCGGTGTTCTACCAGATTTTTCCCGACCGCTTCGCCCGTTCGGGGCGGGTGGGGGGCCTGAACCTGCAACCCTGGGGCGACAAACCGCATTTTCACCGCTACATGGGCGGCGACCTGTGGGGCGTGACCGCCCGGCTGGACCACATCCAGAGCCTGGGGGTCAATGCCATCTACTTCTGCCCGGTGTTTCAGTCGGCGGCCAACCACCGCTACCACACCCACGACTATTACCAGGTCGACCCGATGCTGGGCGGCAACGAGGCCCTGCGCGTCCTGATTGACGAGGCGCACGCACGCGGCATTCGCGTGGTGCTAGACGGCGTGTTTAACCACGCCAGCCGGGGCTTTTTTCAGTTCAACGACCTGCTGGAACAGGGCGAGGCCAGCGCCTACCGCGACTGGTTTCATGTCGAGGGCTGGCCGCTGCAGGCTTACGACGACACCCGGCCTGCCGGGTACGCGGCGTGGTGGGGCAACCGCGCGCTACCCAAGTTCAACACGAATCATCCGGCGGTGCGCGAGTTTCTGTGGGACGTGGCCGAGCACTGGATTCGTTTCGGCATTGATGGCTGGCGCCTGGACGTGCCCAACGAGATTGACGACGATTCGTTCTGGCAGGAGTTCCGCCGCCGCGTCAAGGCGATTAACCCCGACGCCTACATCGTGGGGGAAATCTGGGGCGACGCCCACCGCTGGCTGCGCGGCGACCAGTTTGACGCCGTGATGAACTATCACTTCACCCGCCCCTGCCTGGCCTTTTTTGGCGCCCAGACCCTCGACCACCCCATGAACGAGCGCAGCGGCACCGGCCGCGTAGAGCCGATGGACGCCGCCGCCTTCGGGGCCCGCATGACCGAAGTCACGCAGCTCTATCACCCGGATGTGGTGCGGGTGCAGCTCAACCTGCTTGACTCTCATGACACCGCCCGCTTTCTCACCGCTGTGGGCGGCGACGCCACGGCCTACCACCTGGCCACCATTTTTCAGATGACGTACGTGGGCGCCCCCTGCATCTATTACGGCGATGAGATCGGCCTGCCCGGCGGCCCCGACCCCGACTGCCGCCGCGCCTTTCCCTGGGAAGAGGGCACGTGGAACCAGGACACCCTGGCCCTGACCCGCGCCCTGACCGCCGCCCGCCACGCCACGCCCGCCCTGGGCCGAGGCACCTTTGAGGTGACCCATGCCCGCGGTGACGGCCTCGTCTATGCCCGCCGCCACGCCAGCGGCAACGCCTACGTGGGCCTGAACACCGGCCTGCAGACCGCGCATCTGCCGTTCACTGGGGTCAAGGCCGGCGCCTACCGTGACGTACTGACGGGCCGCACCGTCCACCTGACCGGCGACACGCCGCTGGGCGTGCCCGGACGGGGAGCGCTGGTGCTCGTGCCGCAGGAGTAA
- a CDS encoding HD domain-containing protein, with translation MFRRRPPLPPFPPGAVLVGGAARDWQRGVVAKDYDWAVPDPAGAAQQLASSTGGSAFPLDEERGYWRVSAPGGIQHDLVPLPNDLTADLRRRDFTVNALGVLASGKVIDPTGGLADLRARRLRMVSAENLRADPLRAWRAARFEATLGFRLESATEAAVRSVAADLAGSALTLPAAERIRDELHALLLHPEAARGLLRLEDLGLLALTLPELREGLGLTQGGFHHLDVFHHGLEALHQLLARRPDAPLPLRWAALLHDVGKPRTLARDPQTGRASFYGHDKVGAALAAQLLTRLKLPGDDIRRVSALVGAHMVPLPAGEREARRFVHRRRDLLPDLLSVMLADREAARGPASSEASRRAYAHAMSLVLAALEAQPTPPAPLLRGEDLMALLDTPPGPRIGQVSRALAEAAALGEVQTPEQARAFAVRWAQANPEPA, from the coding sequence ATGTTTCGCCGCCGTCCTCCCCTGCCGCCCTTTCCACCAGGCGCGGTGCTGGTGGGCGGCGCCGCCCGCGACTGGCAGCGGGGCGTCGTGGCCAAAGATTACGACTGGGCCGTGCCCGACCCGGCCGGGGCCGCGCAGCAGTTGGCTTCCTCAACAGGCGGCTCGGCTTTTCCTTTAGACGAAGAACGTGGGTACTGGCGGGTCAGCGCACCGGGCGGAATCCAGCACGACCTGGTGCCCCTGCCCAACGACCTGACGGCCGATCTCCGCCGCCGGGATTTCACGGTCAATGCGCTGGGGGTACTGGCCAGCGGCAAAGTCATTGACCCGACGGGCGGTCTGGCTGACCTGCGCGCCCGCCGCCTGCGCATGGTCTCGGCCGAGAATCTGCGCGCCGACCCGCTGCGCGCGTGGCGGGCCGCCCGCTTTGAAGCCACGCTGGGTTTTCGGCTGGAGAGCGCCACTGAAGCGGCGGTGCGTTCGGTGGCGGCTGACTTGGCGGGCAGCGCGCTGACCCTGCCCGCCGCCGAGCGCATCCGGGACGAGCTCCACGCCCTGCTGCTTCACCCGGAAGCGGCGCGCGGCTTGCTGCGCTTAGAGGACCTGGGCCTGCTGGCCCTGACCTTACCCGAACTGCGCGAGGGCCTGGGGCTGACCCAGGGTGGCTTTCACCATCTGGACGTGTTTCATCACGGGTTAGAAGCGCTACATCAGCTGCTGGCCCGCCGCCCCGACGCGCCCTTGCCGCTGCGCTGGGCGGCCCTGCTGCACGATGTGGGCAAGCCCCGCACCCTGGCGCGCGATCCCCAGACGGGCCGGGCCTCGTTTTACGGGCACGACAAGGTCGGCGCCGCCCTGGCTGCCCAGCTCCTGACCCGCCTGAAACTGCCAGGCGACGACATTCGCCGCGTCTCGGCGCTGGTGGGGGCGCATATGGTGCCGCTGCCCGCAGGTGAGCGCGAGGCCCGGCGCTTTGTCCACCGCCGCCGCGACCTCTTGCCCGACCTGCTGAGCGTCATGCTGGCTGACCGCGAAGCGGCGCGTGGGCCCGCCAGCAGCGAGGCGTCGCGCCGGGCCTACGCCCACGCCATGAGCCTGGTGCTGGCAGCGCTGGAGGCCCAGCCAACTCCACCCGCACCACTGCTGCGCGGCGAGGACCTGATGGCGCTGCTGGACACGCCGCCAGGGCCCCGCATTGGGCAGGTCAGCCGCGCCCTGGCCGAGGCGGCGGCCCTAGGCGAGGTGCAGACCCCCGAACAGGCGCGCGCCTTCGCCGTGCGCTGGGCGCAGGCCAACCCCGAACCCGCCTAG
- a CDS encoding glycogen synthase has protein sequence MRVVHVASEVFPFSRSGGLGDVLGALPAVQAAQGAEVTVVSPWYADICQEVREVWRGEVQAPGAPDLGTLRIGEVKSEGVRYLFLGLTPFDRPGLYHQDDVWRFAQFGRAVWPALAALSLTPDVVHGHDWQAGLSVAWARLAGVPGVFSVHNLQYQGRWNIHDGAPWTGLPGWAFTPDTLEFHGDVSLMKAGLVFASQVTTVSPTYAQEILTHTYGEGLEGLLARISAEGRLSGIINGLDQDRWNPREDEHIRPYRDLRGKVAAGRALRAEFGLDGAPILGAVSRLAEQKGMDVLLSALPELVQDWNVVVLGSGDSRLEEGLREWAEHGRVVFVQGMHEALAHRIYAGADAFAMPSRFEPCGLSQMIAMRYGTLPVVRETGGLVDTVSADVGFRFGPETPDALAAACREALAAFANRPDWRARVKRGMALNFSWDGPAAAYLALYAEVQAAPLVPVAGLEA, from the coding sequence ATGCGTGTGGTGCATGTGGCTTCCGAGGTGTTTCCGTTCTCGCGTTCTGGCGGGCTGGGCGACGTGCTGGGCGCCCTGCCGGCCGTGCAGGCGGCCCAGGGCGCCGAAGTGACGGTGGTGTCGCCGTGGTATGCCGATATCTGCCAGGAGGTGCGGGAAGTCTGGCGCGGCGAGGTGCAGGCGCCCGGTGCCCCCGACCTGGGCACCCTGCGCATTGGTGAGGTGAAGTCAGAGGGCGTGCGCTACCTCTTTCTGGGCCTGACCCCCTTTGACCGCCCTGGCCTGTATCACCAGGACGACGTGTGGCGCTTTGCCCAGTTTGGCCGGGCCGTGTGGCCCGCGCTGGCGGCCCTGTCGCTGACCCCGGACGTGGTGCACGGCCACGACTGGCAGGCCGGGCTCAGTGTGGCCTGGGCACGTCTGGCCGGCGTACCGGGCGTCTTCAGCGTGCATAACCTGCAGTACCAGGGCCGCTGGAATATTCATGATGGCGCGCCCTGGACGGGCCTGCCCGGCTGGGCCTTTACCCCCGACACGCTGGAATTTCACGGCGATGTGAGCCTCATGAAAGCGGGACTGGTGTTTGCCTCGCAGGTCACGACGGTGAGCCCCACCTACGCCCAGGAAATCCTGACCCACACGTACGGCGAGGGGCTGGAGGGCCTGCTGGCCCGCATCAGTGCAGAGGGGCGCCTGAGCGGCATCATCAATGGCCTGGACCAGGACCGCTGGAACCCCCGTGAGGACGAGCATATTCGCCCTTACCGCGACCTGCGCGGCAAGGTGGCCGCTGGCCGCGCCCTGCGCGCCGAGTTCGGGCTGGACGGCGCGCCTATTTTGGGGGCGGTCAGCCGCTTGGCTGAGCAAAAGGGCATGGACGTGCTGCTCTCGGCGCTGCCCGAACTGGTGCAGGACTGGAACGTGGTCGTGCTGGGCAGCGGCGACTCCCGCTTAGAAGAGGGGCTGCGCGAGTGGGCCGAACACGGGCGCGTGGTGTTCGTGCAGGGCATGCACGAGGCCCTGGCCCACCGCATTTACGCTGGGGCCGACGCTTTTGCCATGCCCAGCCGCTTCGAACCCTGCGGCCTGTCGCAGATGATTGCCATGCGCTACGGCACCCTGCCGGTGGTACGCGAAACTGGCGGCCTGGTGGACACGGTGTCGGCTGACGTGGGCTTCCGGTTTGGCCCCGAAACCCCGGACGCCCTCGCGGCCGCGTGCCGTGAGGCCCTGGCGGCGTTTGCCAATCGCCCCGACTGGCGCGCGCGCGTGAAGCGCGGCATGGCGCTGAATTTTAGCTGGGACGGCCCGGCGGCTGCTTACCTGGCCCTATACGCTGAGGTGCAGGCCGCGCCCCTGGTGCCTGTGGCCGGGCTGGAGGCATGA
- a CDS encoding RNA methyltransferase — protein sequence MNLAVVLVSPKTPGNIGAAARAMLNMGARDLRLVAPRCDHLDSGAVAMAVHAADLLREARLYPTLREALADRDLSVGTTARLRADLPAPQHPGHLRPLVRAAAAPALVFGPEETGLINSDLEQCQVTVRVPTAEYASLNLSQAVLLVCYEFLQGVDELPERTRKTATREEMEAMYGHLHETMRLIGYTDAVRARHTLRLWRAVLDRALMSSAESRLFRGLLRQVGWKVEDAARRGPAALPPSQGPEPTEGTP from the coding sequence GTGAATCTGGCCGTCGTGCTTGTCTCTCCCAAAACCCCTGGCAACATTGGCGCCGCCGCGCGCGCCATGCTGAATATGGGCGCCCGCGACCTGCGTCTGGTGGCCCCACGCTGCGATCATCTGGATTCGGGGGCGGTGGCGATGGCGGTGCACGCCGCTGACCTTCTGCGCGAAGCGCGCCTGTATCCCACCCTGCGTGAGGCCCTGGCCGACCGCGACCTGAGCGTGGGCACCACGGCCCGCCTGCGCGCCGACCTGCCTGCCCCGCAGCACCCCGGCCACCTGCGGCCCCTGGTGCGCGCGGCGGCGGCCCCGGCCCTGGTCTTTGGGCCCGAGGAAACGGGCCTGATCAACAGCGACCTTGAACAGTGCCAGGTGACGGTGCGGGTGCCCACTGCCGAGTACGCCAGCCTGAACCTGTCCCAGGCGGTGCTGCTGGTCTGCTACGAGTTCTTGCAGGGCGTGGACGAGCTGCCCGAGCGCACGCGCAAGACCGCCACCCGCGAAGAGATGGAAGCCATGTACGGCCACCTGCACGAGACGATGCGCCTGATTGGCTACACCGACGCCGTGCGGGCCCGCCATACCCTGCGCCTATGGCGGGCCGTGCTGGACCGCGCGCTGATGTCCAGCGCCGAGAGCCGCCTGTTTCGCGGCCTGCTGCGTCAGGTGGGCTGGAAGGTCGAGGACGCCGCGCGCCGGGGTCCAGCGGCGCTGCCTCCTTCACAGGGGCCCGAGCCCACCGAGGGCACCCCCTGA
- a CDS encoding GAF domain-containing sensor histidine kinase has translation MVPEPPADTEERGFRLSDRVRVVRNVLPPLIVLVVGVVEFLISRLPSSRQELWAHLLFYGLVGPAVTYFSVEWIAQGTRARERAERDLRDLYGQLSASHAQLGAVQALMRDLTDAPDMGAVLDVAARGALRVTGAAHATLTVPGGLSASAAPTPPPEVRHALKVPVPGGGALALGFTDPPGEDTEALAQALAAEVARGVEAVRQRTLDLMTLYSVDQSIRAERNLRRLLARVTRTMAERVGAEARAIFLSDQDGVLRLEYAQDRHGEKRGGLPAPPFAQQVAQAGEPQSAAGGDAAEVFADARSVLGLPMRDEEGLVGVIVLGDARDRAFDAARVSLLALMAGQATLAVRNARAYLYSEELAISDERARIAREIHDGVAQSLAFAALKLDIVARQLHADPAKAETEVRAATTLLREQIREVRRSIFALRPIDLERYGLLETVQRYVLDFGEQNSVRVTLNISGDVHLSPGDEAVVFRILQESLNNVAKHARAQEVKVTLHGGERVTLRVQDDGAGFDPAGLTGRVSSAGGLGLLQMRERIEARGGEYRVLSSPGHGTLIEADMPQG, from the coding sequence CTGGTTCCCGAACCCCCCGCCGACACCGAGGAGCGCGGCTTCCGGCTCTCAGACCGGGTGCGGGTTGTGCGCAACGTGCTGCCGCCCCTGATCGTGCTGGTGGTGGGGGTGGTGGAATTTCTGATTTCGCGCCTGCCTTCGTCGCGTCAGGAGCTGTGGGCGCACCTGCTGTTTTACGGCCTGGTGGGGCCAGCGGTGACGTATTTTTCGGTGGAGTGGATTGCCCAGGGCACCCGCGCCCGTGAACGCGCCGAGCGCGACCTGCGCGACCTGTATGGCCAGCTGAGTGCCAGTCACGCCCAACTCGGCGCAGTGCAGGCCCTGATGCGCGACCTGACTGACGCCCCCGACATGGGCGCCGTGCTGGATGTGGCGGCCCGGGGCGCCCTGCGGGTCACCGGCGCCGCCCACGCCACCCTGACGGTCCCTGGCGGGCTGAGTGCCAGCGCGGCCCCCACCCCGCCCCCGGAGGTCCGGCACGCCCTCAAGGTGCCGGTGCCGGGCGGCGGGGCGCTGGCGCTGGGCTTTACAGACCCCCCAGGTGAGGACACCGAGGCGCTGGCCCAGGCATTGGCCGCCGAGGTGGCGCGCGGTGTGGAAGCAGTGCGTCAGCGCACCCTGGACCTCATGACGCTGTATTCCGTGGACCAGAGCATCCGCGCCGAGCGCAACCTGCGCCGCCTGCTGGCCCGCGTGACCCGCACGATGGCCGAGCGGGTGGGCGCCGAGGCCCGCGCTATCTTTTTAAGTGACCAGGACGGCGTGCTGCGCCTGGAATACGCCCAGGACCGCCACGGCGAGAAACGCGGCGGCTTGCCGGCGCCGCCCTTTGCGCAGCAGGTGGCGCAGGCCGGCGAGCCGCAAAGCGCGGCCGGTGGGGACGCTGCCGAGGTCTTTGCCGACGCCCGCAGTGTGCTGGGTCTGCCCATGCGCGACGAGGAGGGCCTGGTGGGCGTCATCGTGCTGGGGGACGCCCGTGACCGCGCCTTTGACGCGGCCCGCGTGTCGCTGCTGGCCCTGATGGCCGGGCAGGCCACTCTGGCGGTGCGCAACGCCCGCGCCTATCTGTATTCCGAGGAACTGGCCATCAGTGACGAGCGCGCCCGCATCGCCCGCGAGATTCATGACGGCGTGGCGCAGTCGCTGGCCTTTGCCGCCCTGAAACTGGACATCGTGGCGCGGCAACTGCACGCCGATCCCGCCAAGGCCGAGACCGAGGTGCGCGCCGCCACGACGCTGCTGCGCGAACAGATTCGGGAGGTCCGGCGCTCTATCTTTGCGCTGCGCCCCATTGACCTGGAGCGCTACGGCCTGCTGGAAACCGTGCAGCGCTACGTGCTGGATTTTGGTGAACAGAACAGCGTGCGCGTGACCCTGAACATCAGCGGCGACGTGCATCTCTCGCCGGGCGACGAGGCGGTGGTGTTCCGTATCCTTCAGGAGAGCCTGAACAACGTGGCCAAACACGCCCGCGCCCAGGAGGTCAAGGTGACCCTCCACGGCGGCGAGCGCGTGACCCTGCGCGTGCAGGACGACGGCGCCGGCTTTGACCCGGCTGGCCTGACCGGCCGGGTCAGCAGTGCGGGCGGCCTGGGGCTGCTGCAGATGCGCGAGCGGATCGAGGCGCGGGGCGGGGAGTACCGCGTACTGTCCAGTCCTGGCCACGGCACCCTGATCGAAGCCGATATGCCCCAGGGCTAG
- a CDS encoding TrmB family transcriptional regulator, whose translation MSAVIHLQALGLTEYEARAYTALLALGRAVPARVARQAGIPRPKIYETLERLEGRGLAAKVGQNPLEYAPLSAREYLARARRSFDDRLGALDRDLSRLAPDPAPEAVYHLYGEAAIRSLCEDLTLNARRSLYMAGEATLADRLERLSPRGVTLRRAELAGLPSIAAPGQRAFLLARDGEAALIAHFIEEGGAGEAHGVHTHNPVIIHLIEGYVQLSAQQRVAPA comes from the coding sequence ATGAGCGCCGTGATTCACCTGCAAGCGCTCGGGCTGACCGAATACGAGGCCCGTGCCTACACCGCCCTGCTGGCCCTGGGGCGCGCGGTGCCGGCCCGCGTTGCGCGCCAGGCCGGCATTCCCCGACCCAAAATCTACGAAACCCTCGAACGCCTGGAAGGCCGGGGCCTGGCCGCCAAGGTGGGGCAGAACCCCCTGGAATACGCGCCGCTCAGTGCCCGCGAGTACCTGGCCCGCGCCCGGCGGTCCTTTGACGACCGGCTGGGGGCCCTGGACCGTGACCTCTCGCGCCTGGCCCCCGACCCCGCCCCCGAAGCGGTGTATCACCTGTACGGCGAGGCGGCCATTCGCAGCCTCTGTGAAGACCTGACCCTGAACGCACGGCGCAGCCTGTACATGGCCGGTGAGGCCACGCTAGCCGACCGTCTGGAGCGCCTGAGCCCCAGAGGCGTCACGTTGCGCCGCGCCGAGCTGGCGGGCCTGCCCAGTATCGCGGCGCCGGGGCAGCGCGCCTTCCTGCTGGCCCGCGACGGCGAGGCCGCCCTGATCGCCCACTTTATCGAGGAAGGCGGCGCGGGCGAGGCGCACGGGGTCCATACCCATAACCCGGTGATCATTCACCTGATTGAGGGCTACGTGCAGCTCAGCGCCCAGCAGCGCGTGGCCCCCGCCTGA